The following proteins are encoded in a genomic region of Nocardioides renjunii:
- a CDS encoding inositol monophosphatase family protein: MTAAPDALRDLARSIAHEGAALAREMRQGGIDVADTKTSAVDVVTEADRAVEALVRQRITAQRPDDAILGEEGDDRPGTSGVRWVVDPIDGTVNYLYGLPDCAVSIAAEVEGRVVAGAVVTIPTGLEYAAAEGHGATRDGRLIAVRPTPPLAERLVLTGFGYRREVREHQAGCVARLLPEVRDIRRMGSCALDLCHVADGSADAYVEAGPHPWDWSAGGLVLREAGGRFELLDGSLDLGDHSVRNVVVGAPAQGWDSFVEALAQAGFLAAPSA; this comes from the coding sequence GTGACGGCCGCGCCCGACGCCCTGCGCGACCTGGCCCGCTCGATCGCCCACGAGGGCGCCGCGCTGGCCCGCGAGATGCGACAGGGCGGCATCGACGTCGCCGACACCAAGACCAGCGCGGTCGACGTCGTGACCGAGGCGGACCGGGCGGTGGAGGCCCTCGTCCGGCAGCGGATCACCGCCCAGCGACCCGACGACGCCATCCTCGGCGAGGAGGGCGACGACCGCCCCGGCACGAGCGGCGTCCGCTGGGTGGTCGACCCGATCGACGGCACGGTCAACTACCTCTACGGGCTGCCGGACTGCGCGGTGTCGATCGCCGCCGAGGTCGAGGGGCGCGTCGTGGCCGGGGCCGTGGTGACGATCCCGACGGGCCTCGAGTACGCCGCGGCGGAGGGCCACGGGGCCACCCGCGACGGCCGGCTCATCGCCGTACGCCCCACGCCGCCGCTGGCGGAGCGCCTGGTGCTGACGGGCTTCGGCTACCGCCGCGAGGTGCGCGAGCACCAGGCCGGATGCGTCGCCCGGCTCCTGCCCGAGGTCCGCGACATCCGGCGGATGGGCTCCTGCGCCCTCGACCTGTGCCACGTCGCCGACGGCAGCGCGGACGCCTACGTCGAGGCCGGGCCGCACCCGTGGGACTGGTCGGCCGGAGGCCTGGTCCTGCGCGAGGCCGGCGGGCGCTTCGAGCTGCTCGACGGCAGCCTGGACCTGGGGGACCACTCGGTCCGCAACGTCGTGGTGGGCGCACCGGCCCAGGGCTGGGACAGCTTCGTGGAGGCGCTCGCGCAGGCGGGGTTCCTGGCGGCGCCGTCCGCCTGA
- a CDS encoding DUF4193 domain-containing protein, which yields MATDYDAPRKSEEDQSEESIEELKARRHDKNSGKVDEDETEAAESFELPGADLSHEELAVEVMPRQDDEFTCMSCFLVHHRSQLADEKRLICRDCI from the coding sequence ATGGCCACCGACTACGACGCACCACGCAAGTCCGAGGAGGACCAGAGCGAGGAGAGCATCGAGGAGCTCAAGGCCCGCCGCCACGACAAGAACTCGGGCAAGGTCGACGAGGACGAGACCGAGGCCGCTGAGTCCTTCGAGCTCCCCGGCGCCGACCTCTCGCACGAGGAGCTCGCCGTCGAGGTCATGCCGCGGCAGGACGACGAGTTCACCTGCATGAGCTGCTTCCTGGTGCACCACCGCTCGCAGCTCGCGGACGAGAAGAGGCTCATCTGCCGCGACTGCATCTAG
- a CDS encoding DUF4235 domain-containing protein: MAEDSSKIWTAFSLVSALGAAAVARKAIDKGWKVSTGKNPPENPADPDVGVGEAVAWAAVTGAIIALARMFAQRRAADYYTRSTGHRPPGLRAGDQA; this comes from the coding sequence ATGGCAGAGGACAGCTCGAAGATCTGGACCGCTTTCTCGTTGGTGAGCGCGCTGGGCGCGGCCGCCGTCGCCCGCAAGGCGATCGACAAGGGCTGGAAGGTCAGCACCGGCAAGAACCCGCCCGAGAACCCGGCCGACCCCGACGTCGGCGTGGGCGAGGCAGTCGCGTGGGCCGCCGTCACCGGGGCGATCATCGCCCTGGCGCGGATGTTCGCGCAGCGACGGGCGGCCGACTACTACACCAGGTCGACCGGCCACCGGCCCCCCGGCCTCCGCGCCGGCGACCAGGCCTGA
- a CDS encoding DUF3093 domain-containing protein: MDYAERLTVPLRWWAQGTMLVASLWLAVLAATPEVVAWSVTAGALAVMVALFVSYGSARVAVDRQAFRAGRAQVPLEHVGAVTPLDADDVRRLAGVEADARAYLLLRPYLKRGVRVDIADPADPTPYWLVSSRRPDALASALEAARTR, encoded by the coding sequence GTGGACTACGCCGAACGCCTCACCGTCCCGCTGCGCTGGTGGGCGCAGGGGACCATGCTGGTGGCGTCCCTGTGGCTGGCCGTCCTGGCCGCCACGCCGGAGGTGGTCGCGTGGTCGGTGACGGCCGGCGCCCTGGCCGTCATGGTCGCGCTGTTCGTCTCCTACGGGTCCGCCCGCGTCGCGGTCGACCGGCAGGCCTTCCGGGCCGGCCGGGCGCAGGTGCCGCTCGAGCACGTGGGCGCGGTCACCCCCCTCGACGCCGACGACGTACGTCGCCTGGCGGGCGTGGAGGCCGACGCGCGCGCCTACCTCCTGCTGCGCCCCTACCTCAAGCGCGGGGTGCGCGTGGACATCGCCGACCCCGCCGACCCGACTCCCTACTGGCTGGTCAGCAGCCGCCGGCCCGACGCCCTCGCCTCAGCCCTAGAGGCGGCGCGGACCCGCTGA
- the dut gene encoding dUTP diphosphatase — MAVVRLDPGLPLPSYAHPGDAGADLHTTVDVTLAPGERALVPTGLSVALPEGYVALVHPRSGLAARHGLSIVNTPGTVDAGYRGEIKVLLINHDPVEAVTLSRGDRIAQLVVQRFERARFVEVGVLPESVRGAGGYGSTGTGARP; from the coding sequence ATCGCCGTCGTCCGTCTCGACCCCGGCCTGCCGCTGCCGTCGTACGCCCACCCCGGCGACGCCGGAGCCGACCTGCACACCACCGTCGACGTCACCCTGGCGCCCGGCGAGCGGGCGCTGGTGCCGACCGGGCTGTCCGTCGCGCTGCCCGAGGGCTACGTCGCGCTGGTGCACCCGCGCTCGGGCCTCGCGGCGCGTCACGGCCTGTCGATCGTCAACACGCCGGGCACCGTCGACGCCGGCTACCGCGGCGAGATCAAGGTCCTGCTGATCAACCACGACCCGGTCGAGGCGGTCACGCTGTCCCGCGGCGACCGCATCGCCCAGCTCGTCGTCCAGCGCTTCGAGCGCGCCCGCTTCGTCGAGGTGGGGGTGCTGCCGGAGTCGGTGCGGGGAGCCGGGGGTTACGGTTCTACGGGTACTGGTGCGCGTCCATGA
- a CDS encoding DUF3710 domain-containing protein: protein MKFRRKAEATDTVADAAAETAGDAGAGTASAGRGAGPFDVSQVEGDGTDRADLGSLLVPAIADRELRLQVDEASGQVRAVMLAGSDGACEFQAFAAPRNGDLWSDVRPQIAEDMARRGGQAVEREGRWGTELVCQMPVKRPDGSTALQPSRIIGINGDRWMLRASFLGRPALEPEETPEWEDALAQVVVRRGEGAMPVGEPLPVRLPDDARRVR from the coding sequence GTGAAGTTCCGCCGCAAGGCAGAGGCCACCGACACCGTCGCCGACGCGGCCGCGGAGACCGCGGGCGACGCCGGGGCGGGCACCGCGTCCGCCGGGCGCGGCGCGGGACCGTTCGACGTCTCGCAGGTCGAGGGCGACGGCACCGACCGTGCCGACCTCGGCTCGCTGCTGGTGCCCGCCATCGCCGACCGCGAGCTGCGGCTGCAGGTCGACGAGGCGAGCGGCCAGGTCCGCGCCGTCATGCTGGCCGGCTCCGACGGCGCCTGCGAGTTCCAGGCCTTCGCCGCTCCGCGCAACGGCGACCTGTGGTCCGACGTGCGGCCGCAGATCGCCGAGGACATGGCCCGCCGCGGTGGCCAGGCCGTGGAGCGCGAGGGCCGCTGGGGCACCGAGCTGGTGTGCCAGATGCCGGTCAAGCGCCCCGACGGGTCCACCGCGCTGCAGCCGTCGCGGATCATCGGGATCAACGGTGACCGCTGGATGCTGCGGGCCTCGTTCCTCGGGCGCCCGGCGCTCGAGCCGGAGGAGACCCCGGAGTGGGAGGACGCGCTCGCGCAGGTCGTCGTACGCCGTGGTGAGGGCGCGATGCCCGTCGGCGAGCCGCTGCCCGTGAGGCTGCCGGACGACGCCCGCCGGGTGAGGTGA
- a CDS encoding OB-fold nucleic acid binding domain-containing protein translates to MPEKSRLRQALSRWADSSEAHQRDLRQSYATHEAVAIADAPEREHVVVNGVLRTVTLRPRGGVPALEAELDDGSGVITVVWLGRRRISGVDPGRSVTVAGCIGRQGGVPIMFNPRYELLP, encoded by the coding sequence GTGCCGGAGAAGAGCCGCCTGCGCCAGGCGCTGTCGCGGTGGGCGGACAGCTCGGAGGCGCACCAGCGTGACCTCCGCCAGTCCTACGCCACCCACGAGGCGGTCGCGATCGCGGACGCGCCCGAGCGCGAGCACGTCGTCGTCAACGGCGTGCTGCGCACGGTGACGCTGCGACCGCGTGGCGGCGTGCCGGCCCTCGAGGCCGAGCTCGACGACGGCTCCGGCGTCATCACCGTGGTGTGGCTCGGCCGCCGCCGCATCAGCGGCGTCGACCCCGGCCGCTCGGTCACCGTGGCCGGCTGCATCGGCCGCCAGGGCGGCGTCCCCATCATGTTCAACCCGCGCTACGAGCTGCTGCCGTGA
- a CDS encoding DUF3159 domain-containing protein: protein MTDQTPAGTGDHTSDLTSEMTSDLTPGPTSERPAHPVETDTVEAVVRQQLSKALGGRRGMAEAAVPTILFTATWLTMRELELALWVSIGAAVVLLLVRLAQRSTVQFVVNALFGIAIGWYFVHRSAASGGSEQDQALAYFLPGILYNGGYAVVLAFTCLIGWPLVGFMVGSITGDATAWHSDRQVVKLCSRLTWLLVAPCLLRVAVQAPIWLAGTSGSIDPDAAVAALGVLKIVLGWPLQLAALGSMVWLLSRNRTPVTTGPAPA from the coding sequence GTGACGGACCAGACGCCGGCCGGGACCGGTGACCACACCTCCGACCTGACCTCCGAGATGACCTCGGACCTGACCCCCGGCCCGACCTCGGAGCGGCCCGCGCACCCGGTGGAGACCGACACGGTCGAGGCCGTGGTGCGACAGCAGCTCTCCAAGGCGCTCGGCGGCCGCCGCGGCATGGCCGAGGCCGCCGTGCCGACCATCCTGTTCACCGCCACGTGGCTGACGATGCGCGAGCTCGAGCTCGCGCTGTGGGTGAGCATCGGCGCCGCCGTGGTGCTGCTCCTGGTCCGGCTCGCGCAGCGCTCCACCGTGCAGTTCGTCGTCAACGCCCTGTTCGGGATCGCGATCGGCTGGTACTTCGTGCACCGCTCGGCCGCCTCGGGCGGCTCCGAGCAGGACCAGGCCCTGGCCTACTTCCTGCCCGGCATCCTCTACAACGGCGGCTACGCCGTCGTGCTGGCGTTCACCTGCCTCATCGGCTGGCCGCTCGTCGGCTTCATGGTCGGCAGCATCACCGGCGACGCGACGGCGTGGCACTCCGACCGCCAGGTCGTGAAGCTGTGCAGCCGGCTCACGTGGCTGCTCGTCGCCCCCTGCCTGCTCAGGGTGGCGGTGCAAGCACCGATCTGGCTCGCGGGCACCTCGGGGTCGATCGACCCCGATGCTGCCGTCGCGGCGCTGGGGGTGCTCAAGATCGTCCTCGGCTGGCCGCTCCAGCTCGCGGCACTCGGCTCGATGGTGTGGCTGCTCTCGCGCAACCGCACGCCGGTCACGACCGGTCCCGCGCCCGCCTGA
- a CDS encoding potassium channel family protein, giving the protein MRVAIAGAGAVGRSIARELIENGHQVLLIDKNPSSIRPERVPDAEWLLADSCELSSLAEAQLGKCDVVIAATGDDKANLVTSLLAKTEFGVPRTVGRVNHPNNEWLFTEAWGVDVNVSTPRIMSALVEEAVSIGDLVRLFTFRQGNANLVELTLSADSPYVGTPSGLVPFPDNCALVTILRDGQVYTPDAEQPLESGDELLFVVPAEVEHDLEQLLSPGHY; this is encoded by the coding sequence ATGCGCGTCGCCATCGCCGGAGCCGGAGCAGTGGGCCGATCGATCGCCCGCGAGCTCATCGAGAACGGCCACCAGGTCCTGCTGATCGACAAGAACCCCTCGTCGATCCGCCCCGAGCGGGTGCCCGACGCCGAGTGGCTGCTGGCCGACTCCTGCGAGCTGTCCTCGCTGGCCGAGGCCCAGCTCGGCAAGTGCGACGTGGTGATCGCGGCGACCGGTGACGACAAGGCCAACCTGGTCACCTCGCTGCTCGCCAAGACCGAGTTCGGCGTGCCCCGCACCGTGGGCCGGGTCAACCACCCCAACAACGAGTGGCTCTTCACCGAGGCGTGGGGCGTCGACGTCAACGTCTCGACGCCCCGCATCATGTCGGCGCTCGTCGAGGAGGCGGTCTCGATCGGCGACCTCGTCCGGCTGTTCACCTTCCGGCAGGGCAACGCCAACCTCGTCGAGCTCACCCTGTCCGCGGACTCCCCCTACGTCGGCACGCCCAGCGGCCTCGTGCCCTTCCCCGACAACTGCGCGCTCGTCACGATCCTGCGCGACGGACAGGTCTACACCCCCGACGCCGAGCAGCCGCTCGAGTCGGGCGACGAGCTGCTGTTCGTCGTGCCCGCCGAGGTCGAGCACGACCTCGAGCAGCTGCTCTCCCCCGGCCACTACTGA
- a CDS encoding NAD-binding protein produces MHVVIMGCGRVGSTLARSLEDRNHTVSIIDSEPDSFRRLGPEFNGDKITGYGFDQQVLEKAGIRRADAFAAVSSGDNSNIIAARVARETFGLQQVVARIYDPGRAEVYQRLGITTVATVKWTADQILRRILPAGAEPDFRDPSGTIRVDHVPIPEAWIGHRTVEFQMQSRSRIAWIDRLGEGMLPTRETVLQEGDMLHLVMREEHAAHAYAVLEAGPDND; encoded by the coding sequence GTGCACGTCGTGATCATGGGCTGCGGCCGCGTCGGCTCGACGCTCGCCCGCAGCCTCGAGGACCGCAACCACACGGTGTCGATCATCGACAGCGAGCCCGACTCGTTCCGGCGCCTCGGCCCGGAGTTCAACGGCGACAAGATCACCGGCTACGGCTTCGACCAGCAGGTGCTCGAGAAGGCCGGCATCCGGCGCGCCGACGCCTTCGCGGCGGTGTCCAGCGGCGACAACTCCAACATCATCGCGGCGCGCGTGGCGCGGGAGACGTTCGGCCTCCAGCAGGTCGTCGCCCGCATCTACGACCCGGGCCGCGCCGAGGTCTACCAGCGCCTCGGCATCACGACCGTCGCCACGGTCAAGTGGACCGCCGACCAGATCCTGCGACGGATCCTCCCCGCCGGCGCCGAGCCCGACTTCCGCGACCCCTCGGGCACCATCCGGGTCGACCACGTCCCGATCCCCGAGGCGTGGATCGGCCACCGCACGGTGGAGTTCCAGATGCAGTCGCGCAGCCGGATCGCGTGGATCGACCGCCTCGGCGAGGGCATGCTGCCGACCCGCGAGACGGTGCTGCAGGAGGGCGACATGCTGCACCTGGTCATGCGCGAGGAGCACGCCGCCCACGCCTACGCCGTCCTCGAGGCCGGCCCCGACAACGACTGA
- a CDS encoding APC family permease — MSVGDVSKRILLGRKLRSSQLGETLLPKRIALPVFASDALSSVAYAPDEIFIMLAVAGASTYVWSWKIGLAVAVVMLTVIASYRQTVHAYPSGGGDYEVATVNLGRNAGVTVASALLVDYVLTVAVSISSAAQYAAGAVPSLIGHEVTVAVVAIVLLTAMNLRGVRESGAFFAVPTYLFMTAILGMCAYGLLRLLAGDLPEAESAQLVIEPEPGWDGPLTQVALMFLLARAFSSGCAALTGVEAISNGVPAFERPKSRNAATTLLLLGLIAISMMMSVIVLAKQMSIRFVDPHHLERLRTAGGGALPEGYEQHPVISQIAAGVFDHFSPGFYFVVSVTGIILVLAANTAFNGFPVLGSILAQDGLAPRSLGSRGDRLAYSNGIVFLAAMSILLIWAFDAETTKLIQLYIVGVFVSFNLSQLGMIRHWTRHLRTETDPAERRRMLRSRAINTFGLGMTAVVLVIVLVTKFLAGAWITILAMGFFFLGMRAIGRHYARVELELAADEQDKVMPTRVHAIVLAAKLHKPTLRALAFARATRPNVLEAIYVSIDAKATSRLLEEWDERHLDIPLKVLHSPYREVVRPIVEYTQEIRRASPRGVVAVYIPEYVVGHWWEQLLHNQTALRLKGRLLFTPGVMVISVPYQLRSSQVAQERGKRDEGRVHAGDLRRGRVTSRGGRSRPGDDT, encoded by the coding sequence GTGAGTGTCGGCGACGTGTCCAAGCGCATCCTGCTCGGTCGCAAGCTGCGGAGCAGCCAGCTCGGGGAGACCCTGCTGCCCAAGCGCATCGCCCTGCCGGTCTTCGCCAGTGACGCCCTCTCGTCCGTCGCCTACGCACCGGACGAGATCTTCATCATGCTCGCCGTCGCGGGGGCCTCGACCTACGTCTGGTCGTGGAAGATCGGCCTGGCGGTCGCGGTCGTGATGCTCACCGTGATCGCGTCCTACCGCCAGACCGTGCACGCCTATCCCTCGGGCGGCGGCGACTACGAGGTGGCCACGGTCAACCTCGGCCGCAACGCCGGCGTCACCGTGGCGAGCGCCCTGCTGGTCGACTACGTCCTCACCGTGGCGGTGTCGATCTCGTCGGCCGCGCAGTACGCCGCCGGCGCCGTGCCGTCCCTGATCGGGCACGAGGTGACCGTGGCGGTCGTCGCGATCGTGCTGCTCACGGCGATGAACCTGCGCGGGGTGCGGGAGTCCGGTGCCTTCTTCGCCGTGCCGACCTACCTGTTCATGACCGCGATCCTCGGCATGTGCGCCTACGGCCTGCTGCGCCTGCTGGCCGGCGACCTGCCCGAGGCGGAGAGCGCCCAGCTGGTCATCGAGCCCGAGCCGGGATGGGACGGCCCGCTCACCCAGGTGGCCCTGATGTTCCTGCTCGCCCGGGCCTTCTCGTCCGGCTGTGCGGCCCTCACCGGCGTCGAGGCGATCAGCAACGGCGTGCCGGCCTTCGAGCGGCCCAAGAGCCGCAACGCGGCGACCACCCTCCTCCTGCTCGGCCTCATCGCGATCTCGATGATGATGAGCGTCATCGTGCTGGCCAAGCAGATGAGCATCCGGTTCGTCGACCCGCACCACCTCGAGCGGCTGCGTACGGCGGGGGGCGGGGCGCTGCCCGAGGGCTACGAGCAGCACCCGGTGATCTCGCAGATCGCCGCCGGGGTGTTCGACCACTTCTCGCCGGGCTTCTACTTCGTCGTCAGCGTGACCGGCATCATCCTCGTGCTGGCCGCCAACACCGCCTTCAACGGCTTCCCCGTCCTGGGCTCGATCCTCGCCCAGGACGGGCTCGCGCCGCGCTCGCTGGGCTCGCGGGGCGACCGCCTGGCCTACAGCAACGGCATCGTCTTCCTCGCCGCGATGTCGATCCTGCTGATCTGGGCCTTCGACGCCGAGACCACCAAGCTCATCCAGCTCTACATCGTGGGCGTGTTCGTCTCGTTCAACCTCAGCCAGCTCGGCATGATCCGCCACTGGACCCGGCACCTGCGCACCGAGACCGACCCGGCGGAGCGCCGCCGGATGCTGCGCTCGCGCGCGATCAACACCTTCGGGCTCGGGATGACCGCGGTCGTCCTGGTCATCGTCCTGGTGACGAAGTTCCTCGCCGGTGCGTGGATCACCATCCTGGCGATGGGGTTCTTCTTCCTCGGCATGCGGGCCATCGGTCGCCACTACGCCCGCGTCGAGCTCGAGCTCGCGGCGGACGAGCAGGACAAGGTGATGCCGACCCGCGTCCACGCCATCGTCCTGGCGGCCAAGCTGCACAAGCCGACGCTGCGCGCCCTCGCCTTCGCCCGGGCCACCCGCCCCAACGTCCTCGAGGCGATCTACGTCAGCATCGACGCCAAGGCCACCAGCCGGCTGCTGGAGGAGTGGGACGAGCGGCACCTCGACATCCCCCTCAAGGTGCTGCACTCGCCCTACCGCGAGGTGGTGCGCCCGATCGTCGAGTACACCCAGGAGATCCGCCGCGCCAGCCCGCGTGGGGTCGTCGCGGTCTACATCCCCGAGTACGTCGTGGGCCACTGGTGGGAGCAGCTGCTGCACAACCAGACCGCGCTGCGGCTCAAGGGCCGGCTGCTCTTCACCCCGGGCGTCATGGTGATCTCGGTGCCCTACCAGCTGCGCTCGTCCCAGGTCGCCCAGGAGCGGGGGAAGCGCGACGAGGGACGCGTCCACGCCGGCGACCTGCGGCGCGGACGGGTGACCTCCCGCGGTGGCCGGTCGCGTCCGGGTGACGACACGTGA
- a CDS encoding class I SAM-dependent RNA methyltransferase, whose product MSRRTNRPRKARGRSRVGERFEAEVGPVAHGGHCVARLPEPESRVVFVRHAIPGERVVLEVTEGTDGDRFWRADAVAVVESSPDRVVPPCPYAGPGLCGGCDFQHVALPAQRDLKTAVVREQLVRLGRLDPASELVSGLQVEALPVAGRPDDGLRWRTRQRYAVLPDGRPAMRGHRSHHLVPVDDCLIAVEEARPRPGVEPGRQGEWSPGEPEAMTSHDVTIGSSTVPFSVASDGFWQVHPEAPGALVGAVLDLLRPAPGERALDLYAGVGLFARFVGEATAARVVAVEADRTACQHARANLAGLDRAAVECGPTDKVLRAGLDEPFDLVVLDPPREGAKRAVVEQVVDRRPRAVAYVACDPAALGRDVAIFAEHGYALTAIRAFDLFPMTHHVECVALLEPVHR is encoded by the coding sequence GTGAGCCGTCGTACGAACCGTCCCCGGAAGGCACGCGGTCGCTCGCGGGTGGGGGAGCGCTTCGAGGCCGAGGTGGGCCCGGTCGCCCACGGCGGGCACTGCGTGGCGCGGCTGCCGGAGCCGGAGTCGCGCGTGGTCTTCGTCCGCCACGCGATCCCCGGTGAGCGCGTGGTCCTCGAGGTGACCGAGGGCACCGACGGCGACCGGTTCTGGCGCGCCGACGCCGTCGCGGTCGTGGAGTCCTCGCCCGACCGCGTCGTCCCGCCCTGCCCCTATGCCGGCCCCGGGCTCTGCGGCGGCTGCGACTTCCAGCACGTCGCCCTGCCCGCGCAGCGCGACCTCAAGACGGCCGTCGTGCGCGAGCAGCTCGTCCGGCTCGGCAGGCTCGACCCGGCGTCGGAGCTCGTGAGCGGCCTGCAGGTGGAGGCGCTGCCCGTTGCGGGTCGCCCCGACGACGGGCTGCGGTGGCGCACCCGCCAGCGCTACGCGGTGCTGCCGGACGGACGCCCCGCCATGCGCGGGCACCGCTCGCACCACCTCGTGCCGGTCGACGACTGCCTGATCGCGGTCGAGGAGGCACGGCCCCGTCCCGGCGTGGAGCCCGGACGTCAGGGCGAGTGGTCGCCCGGTGAGCCGGAGGCCATGACGTCGCACGACGTGACGATCGGCAGCTCCACCGTCCCGTTCAGCGTGGCCTCCGACGGGTTCTGGCAGGTCCACCCCGAGGCGCCGGGCGCGCTGGTCGGTGCCGTGCTGGACCTCCTGCGGCCGGCGCCGGGGGAGCGGGCCCTCGACCTCTACGCCGGCGTCGGCCTCTTCGCCCGCTTCGTCGGCGAGGCGACCGCGGCGCGGGTCGTCGCGGTCGAGGCCGACCGCACCGCGTGCCAGCACGCCCGCGCCAACCTCGCCGGGCTCGATCGGGCCGCCGTGGAGTGCGGGCCGACCGACAAGGTGCTGCGCGCGGGCCTCGACGAGCCGTTCGACCTCGTCGTGCTCGACCCTCCCCGCGAGGGTGCCAAGCGCGCCGTGGTGGAGCAGGTCGTCGACCGCCGCCCGCGCGCGGTGGCGTACGTCGCCTGCGACCCCGCCGCGCTCGGCCGCGACGTCGCGATCTTCGCCGAGCACGGCTACGCCCTCACCGCGATCCGGGCCTTCGACCTGTTCCCGATGACGCACCACGTGGAGTGCGTCGCGCTGCTGGAGCCGGTCCACCGCTGA